The proteins below are encoded in one region of Limnochorda pilosa:
- a CDS encoding YbaK/EbsC family protein, whose translation MKEAAQRVQRALRAAGIEAEITEFPQGTRTAAEAAAAIGTDVARIVKSLVFMAGDVPVLVLTSGANRVDEGKLARLTGQAVRRATAGEVREATGFAIGGTPPVGHAQPIPVLADQDLLQHEIVWAAAGTPQTVFPIAPKRLVEITGGRVTDVKEDR comes from the coding sequence ATGAAGGAGGCCGCCCAGAGGGTCCAGCGAGCACTGCGGGCCGCTGGCATCGAAGCGGAGATCACCGAGTTCCCCCAGGGCACCCGTACGGCGGCCGAGGCCGCGGCGGCGATCGGCACCGACGTGGCCCGGATCGTCAAGTCCCTGGTCTTCATGGCGGGGGACGTGCCTGTACTGGTGCTCACGTCGGGCGCCAACCGCGTGGACGAGGGGAAGCTGGCCCGCCTCACGGGTCAGGCGGTCCGCCGGGCCACCGCCGGCGAGGTCAGGGAGGCCACAGGGTTCGCCATCGGGGGCACCCCGCCTGTGGGCCACGCTCAACCCATCCCCGTGCTGGCGGATCAGGACCTCCTCCAGCACGAGATCGTCTGGGCCGCTGCGGGAACCCCGCAAACCGTCTTCCCCATCGCTCCGAAACGCCTGGTC